AGGGCAGTGGAGGGAGCTCGGAGCCCACTGCCTggttttgaatcctgactctgccccaCCAGCCGTGTGGCCTTGGCAAGTTACTCAGACTCCCAAACTTCggttcctcatctggaaaatgggaatctCCCCTGGACCTGCTTCACGGGGGTCACATGAaaggcttagaacagtgcctggcacgggtCAAATGCTCAATCAATCAACGTTTACTCTTGTTAGTACTTTAATTATTGACTTATACGATTATTGGCTTATATTATTTCAGGCCTAACATTGTCATTGCCCAAAACCCCTGCTCACAAACGTCATGCCCTGTTGCATCCTTGATGGTGCTCTCAGCTTCCACGGACACTGTACTGCAACCATCATGACAGCTGCGGTGAACCCTGCACTTGTTAGCATTGCTCTAAATGCTCCCCGTGTATCACAGTACAATCGTCTCCACAATCGAACCCCACTgctgcccattttgcagatgagaaaactgaggcatggagataGGAAGGAACTCTCCCTAGGTCATGGGGCTAGAACATGGGGCAGGGGATTCAGACCCAGATCCTACGTAGTCACCACCACGGGTTAGGGCTGCCCATGGTTTTGGCAAAGTGGTTTCAGACTCATCAGGGCAAAACTGGGAGGTTggttctttttcccttcctcttaaGGCAGGACCAGGCTTGTGGGTGTCCCCGCTCTGTCCCTGAAGGGAAGGTTTCCCCATCTAATCCGCCCCCCTCACCTGTGCAGGGGCAGCGGCCTCTGGAGGGGGTGGTACTGACCTCTTTCTTAGCATCCCATCTCAGGACAGGCAATGAAAAAGGGTCCCAGGGTGGAGGCGCAAAGCAGAAGGGAAACAGATGGGAAGCTGAGTAATTAAAGCAATATATACTCAACAGccaagggggcggggggagaaggGGGCGGGAAAGAAGCAAAGCAATCATGTCCGAAACTGAAGTTTGAGCTCCTATCATGTGTGTTCATTTCCAAAAGACTGTTTGTTAAAGCTGTttggaatataaatgcaaaacaaaataaaacacacccCCCATCCCtgcaacacacacacgcacgcctACACACAAGAATGACCTTTTGTTTCACTTTTCTGGAATTCTATGATTTTTCTTCCCATAgaattctcccccctcccccaaagcagCTCCGTACAGAATTACAGGTTTAGGTACTTTGATGGGGCCAGTTCTGTCAGAGGTGAAGGGtcaatttgtttgtattttagagCAGACGTGTACTAAGCCTTCCTATATTTTAAACAGATAATGTCCTTGTAATTTGGAAGCACTTACATCGAAGGCCGGCTTTGTCCCCTTTTTCAGCGTGTGTGTCGCTCTTGCCCGTCTCTgttgagatgaaaaagaaatactgtatcttTAAATTAGGAGGCGCCGGATAACGAATCTTGGGCAGTGAAAAGGCTAATGCCATGTGGAGGAGAAGGAGTTTAATCTAATTTAGTTGGAGGGTGTCTGTCTGCGGTGTTGTTTTTTGGAGTGTGGGAATAGAGGGGAAAGCTGTCCCCTTGAATGGTCGCTCCAGCGCCAGAAGCAGTGGGGAGCCGCGTAGACGCCAGTGATCCAAAGCCGGGCCTTGAAAGGGGGATTAGAGACATGCTCTGATTTGCAATTCACACTAATGCACCCCGTGGAACCTTTGGTAATATTTCAAACCACGTTTCAAGGGAAGTGGCCTTAAAATCGCTGCCTAAATTGTGCTGGGGAGACAGAGTGCCCTCCAGTCATCCGTTTTATGATGTGGATACTTTGCTGTTTGTTTCTCATCGCCCCACCCCCATCGCAACCTCTTCCGACTCGTGTTTTTAGGTGGAATTAAAACTTCTGTGCCCGTTCAATCTGCTGCAGCTTGCTTGGCTTCTCGGGTGGTACACGCTGTGTGTTTTCTTTAGTAAAGCATCCCTTCAGATGACCAAAGGTATTTTCCTTGGAGAAAAATGTGGGGCggtaggggtggggggaaagggtaCGCTTGCTTGGTTAGAAAGCAGAATTCTCcatgcctgctttttttttttttttaatctgataatAAGTGTCTGCAGAAACATACCCAAGATGAGGTCAGGGAAAATGGCGCCTTTTGGTATCAGAGATCGCTCCGCATGTCAGTCAATTATTAGCATCTCGTTCTTACTTGAAAGGAGAATCGGAAACGTGCTGATGAAATACAAATATTGATGATAgtagaagataaaagaaataacACCACACGCACTTCATGGGATCATCAAACATCAAATGTGCCAGGAGAGATGCTCCAAGCAACTGTTCCTGGAAAACACAGATAACCTGAACCACTTTCTACCTTCAACTTTATTAATACCCTTCTCTTTTCCTAAGCTCTGCTGATATTCTACAAGTTCACTCTTGCAATTAGCTTGTAACGTGCTAAGTCTATGGTTCAATTTCTTTCTATTGCTGAAAGAGTTAGTACTTTTTATCTGAAAGAGATTACTGTGGGTTTTCTCAAATCTCATTTCAGAAAGATCTCACACAGTGCTTATAATTTCCACTGACTGTAACATCGTAAGAGGAGATACAACTTTGACTTTTAGCAATATCTGTGTCAAAGTGTTTTCTACTTCGGACCTCGCTAGAACGAGATGAAACTCTGCCTCTCTCTCAATTTCCTTCCATCcaaaaatatttagttttccaTCAAAATATTGCCTGACTCCTGAAATCATATTCCCATTCAAAAACCTTATACTTTTCTGGGCAAACATTTGCAAGAACTTGAAGGTAGTTAATGTTTAAGAGTGTCTCTCCCATAGATATATTTTTAGGCAGTTGgggtaaaacatatatatatatattccttgttCCTGCATGTTATTTGAAATCATGTTTAATTATAGAGTTTCATTAAAAACCTTTGCTCAAAATTTTAGAGGCCTAATAAGATTTCCATTAATTTAAACATATCGCTATTCCCACGACAGCCCCAAatgctttcttttccctctttcatCCGTggttaaatatgtaaataaaatgtctaaagtcattcttcaaagaagacaaaagaaaaaagagctgaGGGGAGAGACAGCCATAAAATTCCTCCCAATTCTCCATAACATTTGCCAGAGGGGGGCCAGTTGCCAGCCCGGGCTGAGCAGCAGGGAAGCCGCTGCTCCTTAGAATCACACATCTCAAATCccacacacaggaaaaaaaaaataaaataaaatatcttttcagcTGGAGCCATCAAAAGACCCTTTTCATTTATTAGTTACAGAGTTATCTTGCAGTTGGTGATTTCTCAGAGCCCTCATTTTTCTATCATAATGTCTATTTGTTGGTTTCCATCTCAGCTGGGCAGAGCGAAGCACTTCTgcagacattttttttctaaaaaaacgAGAGAAGAAAGCAATCTGAAGTGGTTATAGTGAAAATAATGGGTCTGAACATGGCTGAATTAAAACAGCACAGAAAAGATCAATTAGGAGGCACTTTCTCAAAGAGCTAACACCCCGCTCTTGGTGTTTGGCACTGCCCCTGACTCTCtcacatttatattttcagagtttctgagggaaggaaaggaaaaggaaaagaaggaaaacgaTGTCCAAGGAAGGATCTTGGCaaggaaaattctagaaaagcCAAGGGATGTCCACTGAATCTTTTTTAATGGAAAGGTTTGGAAAATAGCTCACTAGACTCAAAAAaaatatacacacgcacacacacacacacaaaaaccccatccccaaacaaacaaaactatcgTAAGAAAAATGGCAGCCTTTTAAAAAGCATCTCGGCAAACAATCCAGTTGAAGGCGGTTGTTCTGACTGCCTTCGCGTTTACCTCGACCACCTTTTTCTCCACTTTTCTTCCTCACCCGAACCTCTTCCAACACCTCACACTGAGATCCAGGGACACTGATTCAGTGCTCGGTGCAATTCCCAGCCTCATTCGTCTCAGTGTTTGCtggatgcatggatgcatggatggatggatggatggaaagaaggaaggagggaaggaaggaaggaaggaaggaaggaaggaaggaaggaaggaaggaaggaaggaaggggtggaTATATGAGTTCTCCCAAGTTTACCAGATGTAAAATCCTATGACTTGtttcaaataaaaaccaaaactctAAAAAGCCTTCTCAGAGGAAGTGCCCCACTTCTGCCCCCGCCGACAAGAAGCTTCCCACGAGATAAGGGCCTAGCATAAGGGTTTCCTTCTTGGGCGCTTCCTAGAAATAGCCGGGAACCCGCAGCGCCCGTCGCTCCTGCAAAGccccgggggggcgggggggtcgaCAAGACCGTGGGCCCCTGCACCGACTCTCAGCGATGTCTGGACACACGGCACACCCCTGCACAGGGCTAACCCCAGAAAGGCAGGAGGAAAAAGGAGGCCCCGGTCCGCAGGGCCCGCTCCTCTGACCTCTCCTCCCGCCCGGGAAAGTCCTCCAACTGTCCCCTCTATGCGTGATCTGGGAGTTTCCGAAAAACTTTAAGAGATCTTGACCTCGAGAGCGGCTAAGAGGAGAGAGGCCCGGCCACCTCCTAGGGGTCCTGTTTACTGAAGGGTTAATACGGGCAGCCAGGTGACGCGCCGGGCAAGTTCTCTGGAGGTGGGGCGTGGGCGTGCGTGGCCGAAGTGACTTCGTCCCCAACTGCCCCCCCCATCCGAGGGAGGTGATCTAAGGGCACTGGGCCAGGACGCTCCGTCCGCACTTTTAAAGAGAACTGAGAGGCACGGGCGCCTCCCCTTGCCCGGGGAGTTGGGGACCCTCGGAGCGAGCTGACTCAGCgcccacccacctcccaccctcaACGCCGCAGCATCCCGTGGGTCTGCAGCCCAGGAGGGAGCAGGCCGGGCAAATCACTGGCCAAATAATATAAATACCCGACGAGCGAATGACTTCCTATAATAAATAAACCCAGCCGCCTAGAAGAAATCAGCAGCCCTGCCTGGCGCGAGGCCCCTCAACTCCGCGGCGCTGTCGGGGGCGCGGGTCCCTCTGCTGCACGCCAAGCCCCCCACGGCCCGAGGCGGGAGGGGGTGGGACCTAAGAGCCCCAGGAAGCTGCCcgcccatccccctccccctccccgccttcTCCGCGGAGACCTCGGTGGCGCGGCCCTAAAATCTGGATTCCCAGAGCCCTTCCCCCCGGCCCTTAGCTCCACTCTTTGAAATTTCAAAGAGACCCCTCCCCGGAGCCGGAGCCCAGACGCAGGCCTGGTAACTCCGCAGCCTCGGGAAGATGCGGGCAGGTTTACAAGCGAAGGGGCCACTTTATGGCCGAGGCCATAAAACGCAAATCCCACCTCGCTTTGAAAGCGCCCTCCGCCCGGGACCCTCCATAAAAACCAGGGGCGACGCGCCCCCGGCCTCGGCCGCGGACCAGCCCGCCCCCTCCTCCGGCCAGGCTCCGAATTCCCAGTAACCCCGGCGTCCTTGGGCTGCGGGGGACGAGGCCGGGGGCTCCCCGGGAAACGGGGCGCAGGCGGGGAGGCGGCGCGAGGCCAAGTTGCAGGCCGGCGCAGAGGGCGAAGGAGCGGCGGGAGGGACGCACGggagggcggcggcggcgcggggccggggccgggggccgggggccgggggccggggccggggggcggcggcgggagcgGGCGGCCCGGAGCTGCGCTTTCTCATGCAAAGcagcggcggggcggggcggggcgcgcggcccgggggcggggcctgTCACTGCTCGCCTGTTTCCCCCTTTGCCTTTTCGCTCGTCGGCTCCGGCCGGGAGCAGATCTCCGCGAGGctgcgggccgggccgggccgagGCCGGCGCGGGGAGGGCGGAGCCGCCGCCAGCCGCCGGCCCCCGTGCGCCCGCGCCGCCCGCCCTCTCCACGCGCTCCCACGAGAGGCCAAAgttggcggcggcggcggcggcccgcgCGCCGAGAGCTCCGAGGCTCCTCTCGCTTCCCGGTATTGTTCGCAAACTTTGCTCCTCTCCTCCGCGGCCTCATCTCGGCGGAGGCGGCGCGCGGAGAGCGGGGCCGGGGGCGCTCTGTGCGCACCGCTCGGGCTGAGCTGGGCGGGCATGGGCGGGGGCCCGAGCGGGGACGAGGAGCCGGAGCCGGCAGCCCGAGCCCCGGAGCGGCGGCTCTGAGGGCGGCCGACCTCCCCGCGGGGACACCTCCGACGCCACCATGCAGCGCCCGGGCCCCCGCCTGTGGCTGGTCCTTCAGGTGATGGGCTCGTGCGCCGCCATCAGCTCCATGGACATGGAGCGTCCGGGCGACGGCAAGTGCCAGCCCATCGAGATCCCGATGTGCAAGGACATTGGCTACAACATGACCCGCATGCCCAACCTGATGGGCCACGAGAACCAGCGCGAGGCCGCCATCCAGCTGCACGAGTTCGCGCCGCTGGTGGAGTACGGCTGCCACGGCCACCTCCGCTTCTTCCTTTGCTCCCTGTACGCGCCCATGTGCACCGAGCAAgtctccacccccatccccgcctGCCGGGTCATGTGCGAGCAGGCCCGGCTCAAGTGCTCCCCGATCATGGAGCAGTTCAACTTCAAGTGGCCCGACTCGCTGGACTGCAGCAAACTCCCCAACAAGAACGACCCCAACTACCTGTGCATGGAGGCGCCCAACAACGGCTCGGACGAGCCCGCGCGGGGCTCGGGCATGTTCCCGCCGCTCTTCCGGCCGCAGCGGCCGCACAGCGCGCAGGAGCACCCGCTGAAGGACGGGGGGCCCGGGCGCGCCGGCTGCGACAACCCGGGCAAGTTCCGCCACGTGGAGAAGAGCGCGTCGTGCGCGCCGCTCTGCACGCCGGGCGTGGACGTCTACTGGAGCCGCGACGACAAGCACTTCGCCGTGGTTTGGCTGGCCGTCTGGTCCGTGCTCTGTTTCTTCTCCAGCGCCTTCACCGTCCTCACCTTCCTCATCGACCCGGCGCGCTTCAGGTACCCCGAGCGCCCCATCATCTTCCTCTCCATGTGCTACTGCGTCTACTCGGTGGGCTACATCATCCGCCTCTTCGCGGGCGCCGAGAGCGTCGCCTGCGACCGGGACAGCGGGCAGCTCTACGTCATCCAGGAGGGGCTTGAGAGCACGGGCTGCACCCTGGTCTTCCTGGTCCTCTACTACTTCGGCATGGCCAGTTCCCTGTGGTGGGTGATTCTTACGCTCACCTGGTTTCTGGCTGCGGGCAAGAAGTGGGGCCACGAGGCCATCGAGGCCAACAGCAGCTACTTCCACCTGGCCGCCTGGGCCATCCCGGCCGTGAAGACCATCCTGATCCTGGTGATGCGCAGGGTCGCGGGGGACGAGCTGACCGGCGTCTGCTACGTGGGGAGCATGGACATCAACGCCCTCACCGGCTTCGTCCTCATCCCGCTGGCCTGTTACCTCATCATCGGCACTTCCTTTATCCTCTCGGGCTTCGTGGCCCTCTTCCACATCCGGAGGGTGATGAAAACGGGTGGGGAGAACACGGACAAACTGGAAAAGCTCATGGTGAGGATAGGGGTCTTCTCCGTGCTCTACACGGTGCCGGCCACCTGTGTGATTGCCTGTTACTTTTACGAACGCCTCAACGTGGAGTATTGGAAGATCCTGGCCACGCAGCACAAGTGCAAAATGAACAACCAGACTAAAAACCTGGACTGTCTGATGGCCGCCTCCATCCCCGCGGTGGAGATCTTCATGGTGAAGATTTTCATGCTGCTGGTGGTGGGCATCACCAGCGGCATGTGGGTCTGGACATCCAAGACTCTGCAGTCCTGGCAGAACGTTTGCAGCCGCAGGTTCAAGAAAAAGAGCCGAAGAAAACCGGCCAGCGTGATCACCAGCAGTGGAATTTACAAAAAAGCCCAGCATCCCCCAAAAACCCATCTCGGGAAATATGAAATCCCTGCCCAGCCTCCCACCTGCGTGTGAATGGCACTTGGAGGGAAGGCCGGGGCGGAAAACTTTCCCAGAGAGGATACAGTGGCAGTCAGAGCCAAAACATGGTGCTTTTCTccgttggttggttggttgcttgttttgttttgtttttttcttttttttttttaaataaaagtaaaaggaaaaaaaaaaaaagaaaataaaaagcttttaccCTGAAATTCAGGATGCTGTGATAACACTGAAAGTCAAAATGTACTTaaaggcttttgttttgttttggttttgttttcagtgaAGGAGAACCCTCCCAGTTAAGTAGCCTCTTGTGTAACTAATTTGTGGTAACATAGTTGATTCAGGCCCCCAGAAGAAAACTTTCGTTTAGGACCttccataaatatacatatgtgtgtttgaGTTGGCTTTGCTATCCATTTACAAATCAGAGAAGAGATACCTTCTTTGCAAATTAAAGAGCCTCTGCTGAGtttcaaaaagagagagagagagagagcaaggggCTCTTCTGCAGGGGAGCCATCCCAGGGCCACCCTCAGGAAGGCTGCGTGTAGACAGCAACTTCTGTGcaaacaggaagaaagagaaagcctGACAACTCAGCACCCTCCAGTGGATTTGGAGTCACTTAAAAgagactccagcctccagcctccacaAATGGTCCTTCTCCGACATAGAAACTTCCACCACACCTAATACTGGTCAATGCCAACGATgtgcaatacatttttttttctctttacatgaaaatcaaaagagaaacaaGTATTTTGCTGTACATAAAGACAACAAAAGAAATCTCCTAACAAAAGAACTAAGAGGCCCAGCCCTCAGAACCCCTTCAGTTTTACAGTTTGTGGCTTTTTAATGGAAACCAAGCCAATGCGATACACGTTTGGACTGATTTGCGGAAGGGTgggtggagaggggagaaggaTCATTCAAAAGTGCCCAAAGGGCTTATTGACTCTTTCTATTGTTAAACAAATGGTTTCCATGAATAGACCCGGGAAGCCATCTACCAACCTTGGAGTTTATTCTCCTCACCAGGAAACGCCAGGAAAGAGTGGTCCTGCTGGTGTCCATTtgtaatatatgatatttttcatgcttcactattttattaaaaataaaagatgttctTTAGTTTGGTGCTGGTCCCTTGTGCGTTGTAAGGTGACCCTTCTCAGTGCgtggagagaacagagaaaacttTCTCCCTCTGTTTGCTTTTCAAGCAAATCCTGCGTGTGCATCTCTCTCTAGAGGTCATTGGTTATCTATGTGAAATGGCAAATGGGCGGATTCCAAAGTGGGCAGGATGATTTAATTTCGGGCTGTAGAGGAATTACGTGCAGGAAGCGGCTATGGTTGGAAGTTGTCTCTGAGTGGCAGGATTCAAGGGCCCGGTTTTAGCACAGTTCATCAAGGAGCATCTTGGGTACTAAGCGTGGATACACTCGTGCCCCTGGACTAGGGTCCGGAGAATGGATCCAGCCAATTAGGAGAATTAAGTCAGAGTAGGGCTCAGTTGACCTGCTGGGGTCAAATTGTACTGAGATAGAATGGTATACAACCGTCCAAAGGATGCTGGCTTTACAGCAACTCCTGGACACGTTTACAAAACAGACTGTAGATCTGGACAGGATAAAATATCTGCTAAGGGTGCTGATTCATCAAGGAGAAGTTCATCAGCTTTGCACACCCTTGTACTCGCTTCTTCTCCCGTGTTTGCTGTCTGAGTTGTGTAGCTGTAGACCTGAAGTGAGCCTGGGTTCCTCTTGTCAGAGGCACCGCTAAACTCAAGTTCTAACCCAAGAGCACCGTTCAGACCAACTGCCCTGGGGACCTGATAGCACAAGCCGAGCCATCCGTGGGTCATCCTGATGCCAAGCTCCAGGTTGAACAAAGAGCTCTTAAGAATTTTGAGCATTGATTAAACACTTATTAATGATGGACAGAAGCCTGAAGAACAGGGCAGCCTGTTTCCTGCAGATGGTGTTTAGGAATTAAGCCTGAGGACCCAGGCCACCCTTGCATCAATGACACTAGAATTGAACAATggtatcaatctttttttttgggggggggggctggtaGGGGGGTTTGCTGTAGCATGCGGGAGCAGGGAACTTGGATGATTTGGAAccaagtttgagaaacaccagCTAGGTAGGTCAAGTAATTTAAGGTAAAATCCAGAATACCCTTCagtgcattaaaaaagaaaaaacgttaaaaaaaaaaaagcccacaaatAGAAACCTATTTGTCAATTGTTCCCATGTAGCCCCCGAAAATACTGAAGATATTTAcgtacatgtgtatgtatgtcaTGTACCCTTTCTGTAACtcctaggaaaaataaaaatgacattttggaATGGAGCTTGGAAAAGTCGAGGAAGGTAACTGTCAGAGCACCGCGGTGAAAGTCCAAGCTGGGTACGAACTTAAAATACTCGGTTCTAAAATCATTAGACTAATTGGCGGTTTCGGGTCTGCCCGTGTTCAGGTATGTAGGCTTTAGACGGTGGTTCCAAGGAAAATCAAGGCATCCATGAGAGCCTTTGCTGTTGTTtagaacagcggtccccaacctttttggcaccagggaccggttttgtggaagacaattttccacGCACGGGGTAGGGGGCGGGGGCATGCTTCAGGCGGTCATGcgtgtgagtgatggggagccgCTCAGCTCCTGCTATGTGGCCCGGTTCCTGACAGGCCACGGAGCCCTGGTTTAGAACGTGCAGGATTTCCAAAAGAACTGTTGACTGCCTTCGTTTGGAGATTTCCCCGCACCAAAGGCTGTGTGCGGCCTTTAGCTCCAGGAAAATGGAAACCTGTCTTGGGTGACAGATCAGAGGGGTGAGGTCCTGGTAAGAAGCTCAAAGAAGGTGACGGGCCAAGGTCACGCTGCTGTCCACAGCTGTccgttcattctttcattcattccgtTATCCACATACAGCTATCCACCACCCAGTATATATGCCAGGGCCCGGGAAACAGAGAAGCAGGCTTTGGCTTCAAGAAGGTCACAGCCTGGTAGAGGAAACCTGTGTAGGTATAACGGGCGCTTGGGCACGACACATCTTATTTACTTCTATTCTGAGTCAGGGAGGCATCCCAGAGGTGGCTCGCAATTCACAGAAGGCAAAAGATTCAACGCGTATAATTTCACCGCAGGGTGAAATTGCAGCGACGTGTTGATGGTTGAGTTATACACAGGGAATAGGAAACTCCATGAAGACCTAGACGATGCCCAGCACCTGGCAGGAGGCCTCGGAGTCGTAATAATAactacaacaacaataacaatgataGTCATAGTGTAGCAGACCTTTCAGAACACTTCCTGTGTGCTGAGTGCTTGACAGTGATTGTGTTATTTAATTATCAGGACAATCCATTCAGGTAAGTACTCTTATCAGCCCCACTTTATATAGGAAGAcccggaggcacagagaggtcacgTAAACTCCCAGGGTCATACAGCAAGTAATTAGAGCCGAAATAGGAACCGGGTAGTATGATAATAGATCGCAGTTCCGTaagtaattgttgaatgaatgaatgaatgaatgatagctTAGCACTTTGTACCAGCTAGTACGCTAAGCACTTAACATGTATTCATTCAATTCTCTAGCAAGTTTTGGTAGAGCTATTCTTATTCCCCgtattatagatgaggaaattagagcacagagaagtcaagtcacttgcccaaggccacaggggTAGCAGGCAGGGAGCCCAGAATGTGAACCCTGGCTTTGTGCCTCCAAACCTGCCCCTCTGACCGCTAGGCCCTCCTGCCTCTCTCGGTGGTTCTGAGGACTTTACATGGATCAAATCATTTCGTCTTCACAGCAGCCCTCTGAGCCTTTGCTGCAAGCAAAAGAGGCTCAAGATCACATTGGCAAAGTACAAAGCTCCCTTCGCCAGCATGGAGAACAGAAAAG
This genomic stretch from Eubalaena glacialis isolate mEubGla1 chromosome 15, mEubGla1.1.hap2.+ XY, whole genome shotgun sequence harbors:
- the FZD10 gene encoding frizzled-10, producing the protein MQRPGPRLWLVLQVMGSCAAISSMDMERPGDGKCQPIEIPMCKDIGYNMTRMPNLMGHENQREAAIQLHEFAPLVEYGCHGHLRFFLCSLYAPMCTEQVSTPIPACRVMCEQARLKCSPIMEQFNFKWPDSLDCSKLPNKNDPNYLCMEAPNNGSDEPARGSGMFPPLFRPQRPHSAQEHPLKDGGPGRAGCDNPGKFRHVEKSASCAPLCTPGVDVYWSRDDKHFAVVWLAVWSVLCFFSSAFTVLTFLIDPARFRYPERPIIFLSMCYCVYSVGYIIRLFAGAESVACDRDSGQLYVIQEGLESTGCTLVFLVLYYFGMASSLWWVILTLTWFLAAGKKWGHEAIEANSSYFHLAAWAIPAVKTILILVMRRVAGDELTGVCYVGSMDINALTGFVLIPLACYLIIGTSFILSGFVALFHIRRVMKTGGENTDKLEKLMVRIGVFSVLYTVPATCVIACYFYERLNVEYWKILATQHKCKMNNQTKNLDCLMAASIPAVEIFMVKIFMLLVVGITSGMWVWTSKTLQSWQNVCSRRFKKKSRRKPASVITSSGIYKKAQHPPKTHLGKYEIPAQPPTCV